aaattcggaaatatttaaaaagagtcatatcctagagtagaagataatacaattaaaaccaaagaagctagaatttatttcctattacttttccattaattttccgatcgttcctatggcagctatatgatatagtagtccgattttttaaataaataattcagaaatatttaaaaaataacagccccaaaagtagaaggtaatatttcaaaaaacaccgaagctagaatttgttaaagtttttttttccgatccttcctattggagctataagatatagttgtccgatccggtcggttccgacatatatactacctgcaatagaaagaagacttttgcgaaagtttcgtcccgatagctcaaaaactgagagattaGTTTGCGTAgatacagacagacggacagacggacagacagacggacatggctagatcgactcgtcttgtgatgctgatcaagaatatatatactttatggggtcggaaacgtctccttcactgcgttgcaaacttctgactgaaatcataataccctctgcaagggtataacaagagagaacgctatagtcgggtgccccgactatcagatacccgttactcagctaaagggagtgcgaaggagatggagataaaaactttgatccgccgtaactttttaacgaatggtccgatttaaaaaatttcttctacatttcgataggtattgataaacactatactgcatttttacttttccaaaatattgaaatttttaaaatcgtatacaagcgattgtgggcgttagagggggcgtgaaaCAAACtttcgctgcgtaggaactcctagaatctgcatgccagatgtcaatcttctagcttttatagtttccgagatttcagcgttcatacagacagacagacgaacagagacggacatggctagatcgactcggctagtgatcctgatcaagaatatatatagtttccTTCAattgtttatttcaaaataaaaaggtttgagAGGTCTGGCCTCAATAACTATAGAAATATATCTTACAAAATGAGGATGTAACGTGTgcacttattttaaataacaataaaaattaatgtttacTTTATACTTACTTTCGCAAAAAGCAACTTATTTGATGGAGAATCTTTTCCAAGCCTGTGTTCCGATGTTGAACAAGCATCCATAAAAGTTTGCGCGATGACACTTAAACAGGAATCCACACAAAAAGTTTTGTTgacgtcaaatataaaatctggattttttataaaattaacccaAAATCGAAGGGGCAAACAATTTGATTTCCAAGCGTGTACAATATCAGTATCAGCAATATCATGACGTCGCGCAGCTTCATCTAGTAAATCAAAAAGCCATTTCACTGCAGGTGGTAACTCCTCATTAACAGTTAAAATAATTGAGAAGAAATCGTCCACAAATTTTTGTATAGTTCCTTTAGTGGCCAAAAGACGTGTTAAATAGACTTCTGGTATCGTTTTGTTGACCCTCTCGTTACAACTGTTTACCAAATGCGATGATGGCATTGCTGGTGACGCTCCAGATAAGACGGAGTTTTTAATGTTCATATAATGATCAGGTATAATGGGCTTGATAAGATGGTAAAGTCGAGGCTGCTGCAGTCCTGACTCGATgtcattattaattataatatggCTTTgcgaattatttataaaataaactgcaataaaagcaaattaataattatgaacaaattattaattacacaggaacacaaaattaaactttgtgaaatttccacgaaccatttcaagttttccatgatatttgggtgctcctgagtaaaagtcccatacaaaattgttttccatcacctacaggtttcgcggtatagctaagaatacaaaaaaccgatgtttgccgacattttgaattacatggcctatataattggactaacctatattattttcggtagaacctattctcaatacatcacggcattcctaaaaaatagtttccattgtaaaccattgcccatgtctttggaattcgacgccaaagttgaaaatcccaaaattgtagagatttttctgatggaaaaacaattctgaggattaaatcttgaatggaagtaattttaactattcattgtatctattgttcattgtatgctttaatttcggtttaaagcgttttcatgaggacattttattggatttcttatactaataaaaccgatttttttatttcattatctacacctaaatgttgtcaaatttagaataagtcatggcaacctctagaactaagaaactaaaatacgttcactgaatatacatagaaaaatgtaaatgtttactcccattctgtaggatgccttgacttttttaaaatttgacaacatttaggagtagataatgaaataaaaaaaacggttttattagtataagaaatccaataaaatgtcctcatgaaaacgctttaaaccgaaattaaagcatacaatgaacaatagatacaatgaatagtcaaaattacttccattcaagatttaatcctcagaattgtttttccatctgaaaaatctctacaattttgggattttcaactttggcgtcgaattccaaagacatgggcaatggttcacaatggggactattttttaggaatgccgtgatgtattgagaataGGTCCTACCgataataataaaggttagtccaattatataggccacgtaattcaaaatgtcggcaaacatcggttttttgtattcttagctataccgcggaacctgtaggtgatggaaaataattttgtatgggacttttactcaggagcacccaaatatcatggaaaacttgaaatggttcgtggaaatttttggctgtgtacctgtgttatgaacaaattattatttaagtttaaaacttacaattgtggtaaGGTGCCGGATTTTGGGTTTTCCCATAGGGTATATGGTAGTTATCATTTTGCCTAGCTATTAGTGACATTACAGCTGATTCTTTTACTCCATAATGAGCCAATGTGTTAAGGCGTTTCCATCCGTTAATTGTTTTTGTGGTTAGGTCTTCATCCTGTAATGTGAGATGTCCTCCTCGTCCATGCCTCCATTCCAGGTCAACTTCGTGTACAGATGGTCTCATTGAAAAcggggtatttttaaaaattgcgtCGAGGATTTTCAACTTGACTTGGGAAATAGTATCCCAATCGTTTACGCGACATTGGACTTTTTCATCAAGATCGTCTTGTAAAATGTGCAATATTACAACAGAATGTGTAACTTGTTCGTGCAAAAGACGTTCTTCCGAAAGTGAGTAACGAGCATCGTTGGTTATTGCATCTACCAAACCCTTTTCAATTTGATGTTTAATTGCCTTaaatagcaaaaataaattcgatCCAGCGTATTCTTTTAGGTAATCGTACATACAAATTGCTAAGTAGTTGgttaacattttttcaacTACGCTTTCAGTGCGTCGTAGCATTAGCTGAGGATGCTTGCTAGCAAGCGATTTATCAATTAATCGTAATAAAAGAGACTTCAAAATTTCCGTTGCATATTCCATTTTGTTCATTAGCACAATCATAAGCAATGAGGCGACGTTAACACGATCGCGAATTGAGAAAGACGATCGTTGAGCCTCTAAAGTTTCTATGAACATtagcaaaaaatatttgttaccaATCAGTTGCTCAAATTGCATCATGGCTGCATCATAGTTAGTGTGTTGGTTACTTCCACGATATTTCGGGGAATTTAGAATAGGATGATCTGATACTCCAGGAAAGAACACCTTCATAATATAGTTAACATGATCTAACGTAGGTATACCGGTGCTCTCCAAGTCCGCTGTTAGATCGGTCATGTCTGTTTGAAGCTCAGCAAATGCTTGTTTACACTCGGAACGTACGTTGCTTTCCAAGGTAATCATTTGAATCTGAATGCGTTTGTACTCTCGTTCTGCCTGTGTTGATCTCCTCCTGAATATTATTAGTACAATAACCAAAACAATGACAACTACTGCCACTGTTAACATAACGACAAACAAGGCATGAGAAAAAACATAGGGTTTATTCAAGTCATATTTCAGATATCCTATAACGAACCGTAGATTTCTTCCTACTTTAACCACAACTAGCGGTAAATCCGTCGATTGATCAACACCATTTTCGTCAGTTGGCAGTGGTTGTTGCTCCGGGGGAATGCACAAAAGTTGAGTTAGTGCGAGGCTGGTAATATTGCATTGAGTAGTACCAATGGTTACATTAACGTCGTATTCATCAGCTGCCAAATTTAGAAGCTCGCCTTCGATTACCAAGCTATCACCCTTATAGAGTTTAATGCCGTCGTTTGGAAATGGCAAATATTTGGGATCGGCTAAATAAACAATAGTGCTCCTTATatcatgaaaatatttattcaagtCTCGAACAAGCGGTACATTATCCATTACAAAACTAAGTTGTAAATTTAGTTGAGTTTCATGGACCTTTACAAAAGTTGTGACATCCATATTATTATTGACGAAATAGCTAGACGCAGTTCCTCCTGTAGTGTATATATGAAAGTTGTCCACTAAGTTTGCCCTTCGTTTCTCCCTAACCAATTCATTTTGAAGCCCACTTTCAGTTATTTGAGAAGAATTTTTAAAGCCAAATTCCGAATTCAGTATTCtgttggtatttttaaaagtctgaaatttatgatttacTGGAGGAGATGGGCAttccatttgatttgaattaattacaatGCAAGACGTTTTGTTTACTCTTTCGTTGTCAAAAAAAACCTCAAGCTCAGGTTTTTGAATTGAATCAAGATATATTCCATGAACAGTCAGGACGCGACCACCACTTACAAAACTGCGTAGAGGCTTGATTTGCATTATTCGCGGGTCCTGGGTATAGTTAAAAATGGAACAGGGCTGCCGTGGTGGAGTACGGAATTGAtaagaagaaaaattatttcggGTCGGATTTTTACTGGCCGTGCTTGTTGCTGATATTAGGCATTCTAATGTTCGGTTGGCACCATCAATAACCAGGTGGAGGGACCGAATTGGTTCTGGCTGGGTCGCCTCTGATGTAGTACAACTAACTTGGGATGACGAAGCTTGTGTAACATTTATGTGACACTCATACTCATCTAAAAATGCACGCATACTTGATCCAATGTTCAAAAACTTTCCTATTAAGGACAACTGTGTGCCCCCCGACCTGGGTCCGATAGTGGGATATAATCCTGTTAacaacacatttttaaaatgaaactgTACACTAGATTCAGTATACCCTGCATCATTTGCCACTTTTATCGGTGCTGACATTTCATACATCACAGCTCCAGTGCGGCATTCAATCTTTACGGATATTTGGTAGTTCACTAGTTCACAAGGCACAGATCcgataaatattttcccacgCACATCTTCTTCGCGAATACCCAAATTACTGCCTTCGATTGTAATAAGAGTACCACCCTCAATAGGTCCAGATAACGGTTTAATAATATCGATCCTTGGTAGAGGGCACTCGTTTTCTATAGCTGTTTTAGATCCTGCGCTGATAGAACGATCATTGTCTGCTAGGCAAGTCTCATTATATACGCATGAGTTCCTGCACCAGGCACATTGATATTTTGGATCACGAGTGACACACAAACTGCAATCAGCATGATCCCTATGTGAGCCCAGTACGTCGCACTTGTATAATGTAACAACTGCAGTGTCGACATAGTGCTGGAAATTCCATGTAACTACAACTTTTGCCTTATATTCATGTGTATTAGTTTCGTAGAAATACGGTGTTTTTTCACACACAACTATCTTGTTCGACTCAATGTGCGCAGGCAATAACATCTGAGCGGCTTCAATATGTATTGTACATAAAAAACCGGCGTGAGCGCTTTTGGGTTTTGGTAAGTTTTCAATCTCAAGCCGAATTTCTTTCGGCACCCGCACCGGTAAAAGAATCGCCggtcgattttttttcaaatgtgGGCATTGACCAACCGTACTTACAGCAGTTTCTACATTACGACATTGCAATGATTTGTGGACACACTTATTGTCAAAAATGCACCAGTTGCAGCCCCATGAACTGTGCAGACATTCCTGACAATTGCCATGATGCGAACAgtcaaaaaatgcaaaatatctTGATACAAAGTCCTTATTTGTCTCTGAGCTTCGTACTGACAAGGGCACCAAAACATGATCAGTATTAGTTGGTATTACTGGTCTTTCAtctagagggggcgtggcacaacCAAGTCCATTGTCCAGAATCTCAGCATCAATGGGAGTAGAGTTTCCGAAGACACATCGGTACTTTGCATTAAAGGGTTCCGGCAATGTTCGAATTATTAAATGCAGTTGAGCTAGCTCAGTAATTGGTATTTTCTCTGGGATAATTGATTCGAACTCAATGCACTGCTGACCACTGCCCAGTGAAAGCCATCGTGATGCTGATGTATCTCGCTGACAAGTTGACCGAACTGTGCACCGTTTTTCCAAAGAACACCATCCACAAAAGGGATCTCGAGACTCCAAGCAAGCTGAACAATTTGTGTACACAGAGCAGTGCTCAATTCTCAGCTTAGTTATTTTACGTTGAGATAGAACGTAAAGGAAATCTTTTTTGGGCGACATCATAGTATTCGGTAGAATACGATTTCCAGCATCCACAACTATTTCTTCGTACTCTCCTGGGCTTTGACCAGATAATAGtacttttttgattattcccaTGTCTGTTCCAAGAAAAGCAAGAGAATGCTGTTGATCAGTTGTTGAAGTTGCAGTCACTGACGTAACGGAGACATTATCAAAATGAAAGAGAGCATGTGAAGTTATGGGAGATACTCCGCTTATCTTAAGTCCTACAGAACAGAAGTTGTAAATGTTACCGAGCGAGCCAACTATAGGGCATCGGCCATCATTAATAGTGCCGGAAATGTAACCCAAATTTCGATCCTTTATGGTTCCATTAAAGCACAGatgaatattttcaataaacaTGTCTTCAATATCTTTTATGCTATAAATGCACATAGCCGATTTGCTTTCTGGTTGATCGCTTATCTCTTTCGAAGGCGAAAAAACAGTTACTAACACATGATCATCTTTTTTTATGCCCATTTTCTGAGCTAATTTTTGGCTTGCCGGCGTTACTTTAGCATCGCGTAGTATATTGTAGTCAACATGGTTTTCAGTTGCCGTACATTGAACTGTTATTTCAGTATAACTGTCATAATTGGGATCTGTGATACATATACGTGCCAAACGGGTTACATAACCCGCTTCATCAGctaaatgcgattttttttgaaCTATAATGAAGTATGCATATTCAGAAGAATTAAAGCCATAAACATAATCAACCAAAAAATGATCCCGATATTTGACATCGATATTTATAATAGACTGCTGTATTGAGAACTCTGCGTAGTTTAAATCATCTAGCCGACGGGAAGAAATAGCTGGCACATCATGGCGATAGTCACCAACGTTAGTAAATGTGGTTCCCACATATAAAATATCCTCTTCTTTCCATGAATATCTAGCAGGACCTACAAACGCATATGTGGATGCATTTTCATCATTAGCAGCCAATGGAACTGCGAAAAACTGAGGAGTTGATGGAAAGCGTGGCAGGCTATAAATTTCACAGGctcctataaataaataaatagaatataaattattatgtttTCCATACTTCGCGTATTCAGCCAGTTAAGATcagacaaaaacaagaaaggaagctagcttcggccagccgaagcttatatacccttgcagataattcctattaatttacaaatcgcaaaaatgttaattttcctattatttctcattaactttgcgttcgtttcaatggcagctatatgatatagtagttcgattttgataaaattaaaatcgaaattcgaacatatttgaaaagagttatatcctagagtagaagagaatacaataaaaaccaacgaagcaataatttatttcctattatattcccattaattttccgatcgatcctatggcagctatatgatatagtcgtccgattttgaaaaaattttattcgaaattcagaattagataaaaaatgacatttccaaaagtaggatgttataggttcaaaaacacccaagatataatttttttacattttcttttttcccgattgttcctatgagagctatatgatatagttgtccgatccggctcgttccgacttatatactacctgcaatagaaagaagacttttgggaaagttttatcccgatagcttgaaaactggacagacggacatggctagatcgactcgtctagtgatgctgatcaagaatatatatactttatggggtcggaaacgtctccttcactgcgtcgcaaacttctgactgaaatcataataccctctgcaagggtataatgaatgTTTGAAGTTTTGCTAAGTACCACGACATACCAGCCTGcagaaacataaaaaaagtaaGGACCTGTGCTATCATATAGTACCCTCCACTTttttcccccaaaaaaaatgtttgaagtgTTGCTAAATACCACAAGATTGAGgaccaattaaatatttggtaaGAGAAAGCTCATAACAATTCGCTTCAAAAagtaattatttcaaaaaatcttGCGAGCAACCAATGTCTAATAAAGTGTCCTGGACAGaatgaaactatttttaaaagttcgaTATTGACGGAAATTGGTTCGTAATATCTTCCACTGATGGCGATTAAtgctcaaatttttaatgcagccTTTTGGTTTGGCCGCTAGGGCCGTAAACTATTTACTATTTTTGACCCCTTTTCCCTTACAACCCACTGGTGTAGAAAGaaaagaacattttatttgaaatattcctaaaatatttacgtattttttgtttatcagcTTGGCATCTTTTTTCCAGCACCAGAAGGAGTGTAAAACACGCCCATCTATGGCACGGAATTGGTACTGTTTGtacacaaaactgtgggcgccacggctttttgcggtttgtgggcgttagaggggcgtggcaccttgataaaataaacttgcgctgcttaggaagcccaagaatatgtgtaggaaatcccaaccttctagcttttgtagtttccgagatctctgcgttcatacggacagacagacggacagacggatatggctagatcgactcggctagtgatcctgatcaagaatatatatattttatggggtcggaaacgcttccttctagctgttacatacttttgcacgaatataatatagccttttactctacgagtaatgggtataaaaacatgCAGATGTGGTCAAAATTGTAGTAGTGATCttgccttgtgtttttaagaGTTTgttgttataatttattttctcctggtaatattgtattgattataattgtgcTATTATACTAATCGTATAAGAGAAGCTAcagcaacaaacttttaaaaacacagggcgcacagtgtaagattttgccaatctaggggaacttttagcaaaagttgaactatttttgaagtcgatgagctttaagcagcacttttagaaatgttcaactattacaaaaacaggctcaaaacaaaataaaaaatttttaatatactttcaaagacaaaaaacattttttttttaccaaaaaaaaaattttttttttaaaagtaccaaaaagtaagtttaatttttcatgtttttgttttttggtggaaaaaa
The genomic region above belongs to Drosophila takahashii strain IR98-3 E-12201 chromosome 4, DtakHiC1v2, whole genome shotgun sequence and contains:
- the PlexB gene encoding plexin-B, with the translated sequence MQRKEFYCADYLQMIYGLCIITLLSSQHHSVNCAKEMPAQMSSPSNDIVAQFNLPSITAPLTAPSYGNRSKGNNIEIGGDSQSKNYFTHMSFDFMHNVLFAGATNKILKLNENLRVLSEAVTGPVNDSPQCHAGGCPEDIETSLVNNYNKILVVSYAQDGILISCGSIRQGACEIYSLPRFPSTPQFFAVPLAANDENASTYAFVGPARYSWKEEDILYVGTTFTNVGDYRHDVPAISSRRLDDLNYAEFSIQQSIINIDVKYRDHFLVDYVYGFNSSEYAYFIIVQKKSHLADEAGYVTRLARICITDPNYDSYTEITVQCTATENHVDYNILRDAKVTPASQKLAQKMGIKKDDHVLVTVFSPSKEISDQPESKSAMCIYSIKDIEDMFIENIHLCFNGTIKDRNLGYISGTINDGRCPIVGSLGNIYNFCSVGLKISGVSPITSHALFHFDNVSVTSVTATSTTDQQHSLAFLGTDMGIIKKVLLSGQSPGEYEEIVVDAGNRILPNTMMSPKKDFLYVLSQRKITKLRIEHCSVYTNCSACLESRDPFCGWCSLEKRCTVRSTCQRDTSASRWLSLGSGQQCIEFESIIPEKIPITELAQLHLIIRTLPEPFNAKYRCVFGNSTPIDAEILDNGLGCATPPLDERPVIPTNTDHVLVPLSVRSSETNKDFVSRYFAFFDCSHHGNCQECLHSSWGCNWCIFDNKCVHKSLQCRNVETAVSTVGQCPHLKKNRPAILLPVRVPKEIRLEIENLPKPKSAHAGFLCTIHIEAAQMLLPAHIESNKIVVCEKTPYFYETNTHEYKAKVVVTWNFQHYVDTAVVTLYKCDVLGSHRDHADCSLCVTRDPKYQCAWCRNSCVYNETCLADNDRSISAGSKTAIENECPLPRIDIIKPLSGPIEGGTLITIEGSNLGIREEDVRGKIFIGSVPCELVNYQISVKIECRTGAVMYEMSAPIKVANDAGYTESSVQFHFKNVLLTGLYPTIGPRSGGTQLSLIGKFLNIGSSMRAFLDEYECHINVTQASSSQVSCTTSEATQPEPIRSLHLVIDGANRTLECLISATSTASKNPTRNNFSSYQFRTPPRQPCSIFNYTQDPRIMQIKPLRSFVSGGRVLTVHGIYLDSIQKPELEVFFDNERVNKTSCIVINSNQMECPSPPVNHKFQTFKNTNRILNSEFGFKNSSQITESGLQNELVREKRRANLVDNFHIYTTGGTASSYFVNNNMDVTTFVKVHETQLNLQLSFVMDNVPLVRDLNKYFHDIRSTIVYLADPKYLPFPNDGIKLYKGDSLVIEGELLNLAADEYDVNVTIGTTQCNITSLALTQLLCIPPEQQPLPTDENGVDQSTDLPLVVVKVGRNLRFVIGYLKYDLNKPYVFSHALFVVMLTVAVVVIVLVIVLIIFRRRSTQAEREYKRIQIQMITLESNVRSECKQAFAELQTDMTDLTADLESTGIPTLDHVNYIMKVFFPGVSDHPILNSPKYRGSNQHTNYDAAMMQFEQLIGNKYFLLMFIETLEAQRSSFSIRDRVNVASLLMIVLMNKMEYATEILKSLLLRLIDKSLASKHPQLMLRRTESVVEKMLTNYLAICMYDYLKEYAGSNLFLLFKAIKHQIEKGLVDAITNDARYSLSEERLLHEQVTHSVVILHILQDDLDEKVQCRVNDWDTISQVKLKILDAIFKNTPFSMRPSVHEVDLEWRHGRGGHLTLQDEDLTTKTINGWKRLNTLAHYGVKESAVMSLIARQNDNYHIPYGKTQNPAPYHNFYFINNSQSHIIINNDIESGLQQPRLYHLIKPIIPDHYMNIKNSVLSGASPAMPSSHLVNSCNERVNKTIPEVYLTRLLATKGTIQKFVDDFFSIILTVNEELPPAVKWLFDLLDEAARRHDIADTDIVHAWKSNCLPLRFWVNFIKNPDFIFDVNKTFCVDSCLSVIAQTFMDACSTSEHRLGKDSPSNKLLFAKDIPNYRIMVKEFYRDVSRLPQISDQEMSTAMQQLSVRQNDEFDTISALKELYIYITKYKEQIMEALENDINCRKMQLSRKLENVANTLDGDGSSNC